A part of SAR86 cluster bacterium genomic DNA contains:
- a CDS encoding VWA domain-containing protein, with the protein MFISLFNTLKETGVPCTLRELLDLNSAIEKKLAFADMQDFYFLSRAVLVKDEKHYDKFDRAFDIYFKGLETLDDVIEMLVPDEWLKAEFEKFLTEEEMAKIETLGGLEKLLEEFKKRMEEQDERHEGGSKWVGTDGTSPFGNNGDHPEGIRVGGEGKKGKAVKIWEQRDFKNLDDSIQLGTRNIKVALRRLRKLVRDSADEEFDLDGTVRTTSQKAGLLDIQFRPEKRNAVKVLVLFDVGGSMDPHVKICEELFSACKTEFKNLEFYYFHNFIYESVWKDNRRRQNERLLTDDIIHKFPADYKIIFIGDATMAPYEITNPGGSIEHWNEDSGAFWMKRISNIYDKLIWLNPVPEDHWEYSASVELTRALVDDRMFPLTIRGLEESMAYLSK; encoded by the coding sequence ATGTTTATTTCTCTTTTCAATACTCTTAAAGAGACGGGAGTGCCTTGCACGCTGAGAGAGCTTTTAGATCTTAATTCAGCAATAGAAAAAAAATTAGCTTTTGCAGATATGCAAGATTTTTATTTTTTAAGTAGAGCTGTTCTTGTAAAAGATGAAAAACATTATGACAAATTTGACAGAGCATTTGATATATATTTTAAAGGATTAGAAACACTCGATGATGTGATAGAGATGTTAGTGCCAGATGAATGGCTAAAAGCTGAATTCGAAAAGTTTTTAACTGAAGAAGAGATGGCTAAGATAGAAACTCTAGGGGGCTTAGAAAAACTTCTAGAAGAGTTCAAGAAAAGGATGGAAGAGCAGGATGAGCGCCATGAAGGTGGCAGTAAATGGGTAGGTACTGACGGCACATCTCCATTTGGCAATAATGGTGATCATCCCGAAGGAATAAGAGTTGGAGGAGAAGGAAAGAAAGGCAAAGCAGTAAAGATCTGGGAACAAAGAGACTTTAAAAATTTAGATGACTCTATCCAGTTAGGAACTAGAAATATCAAGGTTGCTTTAAGAAGATTAAGAAAGTTAGTCAGAGATAGTGCGGATGAAGAATTTGATTTAGATGGAACAGTCCGAACAACTTCACAAAAGGCAGGCTTACTCGATATTCAATTTAGGCCTGAAAAAAGAAATGCTGTAAAAGTACTTGTCTTATTTGATGTTGGTGGATCTATGGATCCTCATGTAAAAATTTGTGAGGAACTATTTTCTGCATGCAAGACAGAATTTAAGAATCTTGAATTTTATTACTTTCATAATTTTATATATGAATCAGTTTGGAAAGATAACAGAAGAAGACAAAATGAAAGGCTTTTAACAGATGACATCATACATAAATTTCCGGCTGACTATAAAATAATTTTTATTGGAGACGCAACTATGGCTCCTTATGAAATAACTAATCCAGGAGGGAGTATAGAACATTGGAATGAAGATTCAGGTGCCTTTTGGATGAAGAGAATATCAAATATATATGATAAATTGATATGGTTAAATCCTGTTCCTGAAGATCATTGGGAATATAGTGCTTCTGTAGAGCTAACTCGAGCTTTAGTTGATGATAGAATGTTCCCTCTTACCATTAGAGGATTAGAGGAAAGTATGGCTTATTTGAGTAAGTAG
- a CDS encoding ABC transporter ATP-binding protein produces the protein MTKALEIINLRKTYLGGLEALKGIDLTVKEGDFFALLGPNGAGKSTTIGIISSLVVKTSGRVNLLGIDIDENHSLAKKKLGVVGQEVNFNQFEKVGDIVLNQAGYHGMKRKDAKENTKHYMQKLDIWDRRNEVARTLSGGMKRRVMVAKALVNNPELLILDEPTAGVDIELRRSLWEFLLDINRSGTTIILTTHYLEEAERLCKNIAIIDKGEIVENTGMQELLSRLEVETFVLDLNLDLKHLPKLDGFTFAQHHPKQLTVTIKKGQNLNSVFSELSNKNVSVISMRNETGRLEELFLNLVENTA, from the coding sequence ATGACAAAAGCTCTAGAGATAATAAATTTAAGAAAAACCTATCTTGGTGGTTTAGAAGCTTTAAAAGGCATTGATTTAACGGTCAAAGAAGGCGATTTCTTCGCCTTGTTGGGACCTAACGGAGCAGGTAAGTCGACAACAATAGGTATTATTAGCTCCTTAGTAGTTAAAACTTCAGGACGAGTTAATCTCTTGGGTATAGATATTGATGAAAATCATTCCTTAGCTAAAAAGAAGTTAGGAGTTGTGGGGCAGGAAGTTAATTTCAATCAATTTGAAAAAGTAGGAGACATTGTCCTAAATCAAGCTGGTTATCATGGAATGAAAAGAAAAGATGCAAAAGAAAACACTAAACATTATATGCAGAAACTTGATATATGGGATAGAAGGAATGAAGTAGCTAGAACATTGTCAGGAGGCATGAAAAGAAGAGTTATGGTAGCTAAGGCTTTAGTGAATAATCCAGAACTTCTGATTCTAGATGAACCAACAGCTGGTGTAGATATAGAATTAAGAAGATCTCTTTGGGAGTTTTTACTAGACATTAACAGATCGGGTACAACAATAATCTTGACCACTCACTATTTAGAAGAGGCGGAAAGACTCTGTAAAAATATAGCCATCATAGATAAAGGTGAAATAGTCGAAAATACAGGTATGCAAGAATTACTTTCAAGACTAGAAGTTGAAACATTTGTTTTAGATTTAAATTTAGATCTAAAACATTTACCTAAACTTGATGGTTTTACCTTTGCTCAACACCATCCAAAACAATTGACTGTCACTATAAAGAAAGGCCAGAATCTAAATTCTGTTTTTTCTGAACTTTCTAATAAAAATGTCAGCGTAATTAGTATGCGTAATGAAACAGGAAGACTTGAAGAATTATTTCTTAATTTAGTAGAGAACACAGCATAA
- a CDS encoding ABC transporter permease has translation MNSLEIIIALQTIVRKEIQRFTRIWAQTLVPPAIMVVLYFIIFGTLIGSRVGQMGGFDYMQFMVPGLIMMSVINNSYSNVVSSFFGVKFQNSIEELLVTGIPNSIILCGWILGGVARGLIVGFMVTIVSLFFAELTVVNWGLTILVVILTSILFSLGGFLNALFAESFDDISIVPTFILTPLIYLGGVFYSINLLPEFWKNFSLANPILYMVNAFREGVLGVSDLSSLGMSVYYAISMILFFIALLFTINLYFLNKGRGIRT, from the coding sequence ATGAATTCTTTAGAAATTATCATTGCTCTACAAACTATAGTTAGAAAAGAGATTCAAAGATTCACTAGAATTTGGGCGCAAACACTTGTTCCTCCAGCTATTATGGTAGTTCTTTATTTTATTATTTTTGGAACATTAATCGGTTCGAGAGTTGGGCAGATGGGTGGTTTTGATTATATGCAATTTATGGTGCCTGGATTAATTATGATGTCAGTTATAAATAATTCTTATTCTAATGTTGTCTCATCATTTTTTGGAGTAAAGTTTCAGAATAGTATTGAAGAATTATTGGTCACAGGAATTCCTAATTCAATTATTCTTTGTGGATGGATACTGGGAGGAGTTGCAAGAGGCTTGATAGTGGGTTTTATGGTCACTATAGTTTCGTTGTTTTTCGCTGAGCTTACAGTCGTAAATTGGGGCTTAACAATCTTAGTTGTCATTCTAACTTCTATACTTTTTTCATTGGGAGGATTTCTTAATGCTCTTTTTGCAGAATCTTTTGATGACATTTCGATTGTTCCTACTTTTATTTTGACGCCTCTAATTTATTTAGGGGGAGTTTTTTACTCAATAAATTTACTTCCAGAATTTTGGAAGAATTTTTCATTGGCTAATCCTATTTTATATATGGTTAATGCCTTTAGAGAGGGTGTCTTGGGTGTCTCAGACTTATCTTCTTTAGGTATGTCCGTATATTATGCCATTTCAATGATCCTCTTTTTTATCGCCTTATTATTTACAATAAATCTGTATTTCTTAAATAAAGGAAGAGGAATAAGGACTTAG